In a single window of the Atlantibacter hermannii genome:
- a CDS encoding membrane protein YggT: MKTLTFLISTALELYTMVMLLRIWMQWARCDFYNPLAQFVVKATQPIVGPLRRILPSMGPIDTASLVMAFVLSLIKSMVLFMVITFQPIIWIAALLILIKTIGLLVFWVLLVMALMSWVSRGRSPVEYVLMQLTEPLLSPIRRMLPAMGGIDFSPMVLVLLLYVLNMGMMELLQSTGNMLLPGLWMAL; this comes from the coding sequence ATGAAGACGTTGACTTTCCTGATCTCCACCGCGCTTGAGCTGTATACCATGGTGATGCTGTTACGCATCTGGATGCAGTGGGCGCGTTGCGATTTCTACAATCCCCTCGCTCAGTTCGTTGTGAAAGCAACGCAACCGATAGTGGGGCCGCTGCGCCGTATTCTCCCGTCAATGGGGCCGATTGATACCGCGTCGTTAGTGATGGCGTTCGTACTTAGCCTGATAAAGTCGATGGTGCTGTTTATGGTCATCACTTTCCAGCCGATTATCTGGATAGCCGCGCTGTTAATTCTGATTAAAACTATCGGCCTGCTGGTTTTCTGGGTGCTGTTAGTGATGGCGTTAATGAGCTGGGTGAGCCGTGGCCGTAGCCCGGTGGAATATGTGTTAATGCAGCTTACCGAGCCGCTGCTGTCGCCAATTCGCCGCATGCTGCCTGCCATGGGTGGCATTGATTTCTCGCCGATGGTGCTTGTGCTGCTGCTGTACGTTCTGAATATGGGCATGATGGAACTGCTGCAAAGCACGGGGAATATGCTGCTGCCGGGGCTGTGGATGGCGCTATGA
- the yggU gene encoding conserved protein, UPF0235 family, giving the protein MSAVEYAAEKLTLRLYIQPKASRDAIIGLHGDEVKIAITAPPVDGQANAHLVKFLAKQFRVPKSQVSIEKGETGRHKHIVITEPQLIPPAIAALL; this is encoded by the coding sequence ATGAGTGCCGTAGAGTATGCGGCGGAAAAACTGACGCTTCGGCTGTATATTCAGCCGAAGGCCAGCCGCGACGCGATTATTGGACTGCATGGCGATGAAGTAAAAATCGCCATCACCGCCCCACCGGTTGACGGCCAGGCCAATGCGCATCTGGTAAAATTTCTCGCCAAACAGTTTCGGGTTCCGAAAAGCCAGGTCAGCATCGAAAAAGGCGAAACGGGCCGCCACAAACACATTGTCATTACCGAACCGCAACTCATTCCGCCTGCTATTGCGGCGCTGCTTTAA
- the yggS_2 gene encoding putative amino acid racemase, whose product MAEHFDWCHTVDRLRIATRLSDQRPKEMPPLNVLIQINISDEHSKSGIPLAALDELADQIAELPGLTLRGLMAIPAPESSYERQFAVAQQMAVAFSALKHRYPHVDTLSLGMSDDMDAAIAAGSTMVRIGTAIFGARDYNKAHQGQ is encoded by the coding sequence GTGGCCGAGCATTTCGACTGGTGTCATACCGTCGATCGCCTGCGCATCGCCACCCGCCTGAGCGACCAGCGCCCCAAAGAGATGCCGCCGCTTAACGTGCTGATTCAAATCAATATCAGCGATGAGCACAGCAAGTCCGGTATACCGCTGGCTGCGCTGGATGAGCTGGCCGACCAGATTGCCGAACTCCCCGGTCTGACATTACGCGGTCTGATGGCGATCCCCGCGCCTGAGTCAAGTTATGAAAGGCAGTTTGCCGTCGCACAGCAAATGGCTGTAGCATTTAGCGCGCTTAAGCATCGCTACCCCCATGTCGATACGCTTTCTCTGGGAATGAGTGACGATATGGATGCGGCGATTGCTGCCGGAAGCACGATGGTACGCATTGGTACCGCCATTTTCGGCGCACGCGATTACAACAAGGCACATCAAGGACAATAA
- the rdgB gene encoding deoxyribonucleotide triphosphate pyrophosphatase, with the protein MQKVVLATGNAGKVRELASLLQDFGLDIVAQTDLGVESAEETGLTFIENSILKARHAAAITGLPAIADDSGLAVDALGGAPGIYSARYAGVDASDRQNLEKLLVALKDVPDGQRQAQFHCVLVYLRHADDPTPLVFHGVWPGEITHAPAGEGGFGYDPIFYVPSEGKTAAELTREEKSAISHRGQALKQLLEAMRHG; encoded by the coding sequence ATGCAAAAAGTTGTCCTCGCTACCGGAAATGCCGGTAAAGTGCGTGAACTCGCGTCTTTATTACAGGATTTTGGGCTCGATATTGTTGCGCAAACCGACTTAGGCGTTGAATCGGCGGAAGAAACCGGCCTGACGTTTATTGAAAACTCGATTCTTAAAGCCCGCCATGCTGCGGCTATCACCGGATTGCCCGCTATTGCCGATGACTCAGGTCTGGCCGTCGATGCGCTGGGCGGCGCGCCGGGTATCTACTCAGCACGTTATGCAGGCGTTGACGCCAGCGATCGCCAGAATCTTGAAAAGCTGCTGGTAGCATTAAAAGACGTACCTGATGGGCAGCGCCAGGCACAGTTCCACTGCGTGCTGGTCTATCTGCGCCATGCCGACGATCCGACGCCGCTGGTGTTCCACGGTGTCTGGCCGGGCGAGATAACCCACGCTCCTGCGGGTGAAGGCGGTTTTGGTTACGATCCTATTTTTTATGTCCCTTCTGAAGGCAAAACCGCCGCAGAATTAACCCGCGAAGAGAAAAGCGCGATTTCCCACCGTGGACAGGCGCTGAAACAGTTACTGGAAGCAATGCGACATGGCTAA
- the yggS_1 gene encoding putative amino acid racemase — protein MSDIARNLAQIKAKISAAALRCGRSSEEVTLLAVSKTKPASDIEQAIAAGQRAFGENYVQEGVEKIRHFADLGVSGLEWHFIGRYSPIKADLWPSISTGVIPSIACASPPA, from the coding sequence ATGAGTGATATAGCGCGCAACTTAGCGCAGATAAAAGCAAAGATCTCAGCGGCTGCGTTACGCTGCGGCAGATCTTCAGAAGAAGTTACCCTGCTTGCAGTCAGCAAAACTAAACCTGCGAGCGATATCGAACAGGCTATTGCCGCAGGTCAGCGGGCCTTCGGTGAAAATTATGTGCAGGAAGGGGTGGAGAAAATCCGCCATTTCGCCGACCTGGGCGTATCCGGGCTGGAGTGGCACTTTATCGGCCGCTACAGTCCAATAAAAGCCGACTTGTGGCCGAGCATTTCGACTGGTGTCATACCGTCGATCGCCTGCGCATCGCCACCCGCCTGA
- the secA_1 gene encoding preprotein translocase subunit SecA has product MTGTADTEAFEFRSIYKLDTIVVPTNRPMIRKDMPDLVYMTEMDKINAIIEDIKERTAKGQPVLVGTISIEKSEVVSNELTKAGIAHNVLNAKFHANEAAIVAQAGFPAAVTIATNMAGRGTDIVLGGSWQAEIAELEDPTPEQIAQIKADWQVRHEAVLASGGLHIIGTERHESRRIDNQLRGRSGRQGDAGSSRFYLSMEDALMRIFASDRVSSMMRKLGMKPGEAIEHPWVTKAIANAQRKVESRNFDIRKQLLEYDDVANDQRRAIYTQRNELLDVSDISETVNSIREDVFKATIDGHIPPQSLEEMWDIPGLQERLKNDFDLDLPIAEWLDKEPELHEETLRERILQNAIDVYKRKEEVVGAEMMRHFEKGVMLQTLDSLWKEHLAAMDYLRQGIHLRGYAQKDPKQEYKRESFAMFATMLETLKYEVISTLSKVQVRMPEEVEAMEQQRREEAERLSQMQQLSHQDDESAAAAALAEQTGERKVGRNDPCPCGSGKKYKQCHGRLS; this is encoded by the coding sequence ATGACCGGTACAGCGGATACCGAAGCCTTTGAATTCCGTTCAATTTACAAACTCGACACCATTGTGGTGCCGACCAACCGTCCTATGATCCGTAAGGATATGCCAGATCTGGTCTACATGACCGAGATGGACAAAATCAATGCGATCATTGAAGACATCAAAGAGCGTACCGCCAAAGGCCAGCCGGTGCTGGTGGGGACCATTTCGATTGAAAAATCCGAAGTGGTGTCCAATGAACTGACCAAAGCGGGCATTGCGCATAACGTTCTTAACGCTAAATTCCACGCCAATGAAGCGGCTATCGTTGCCCAGGCCGGTTTCCCGGCTGCGGTAACCATCGCAACCAACATGGCGGGCCGTGGTACCGATATCGTACTGGGCGGCAGCTGGCAGGCAGAGATCGCTGAGCTTGAAGATCCGACGCCGGAACAAATCGCACAGATTAAAGCCGACTGGCAGGTACGTCACGAAGCCGTTCTGGCCTCGGGTGGTCTGCATATCATTGGTACTGAGCGTCACGAATCCCGCCGTATCGACAACCAGCTGCGCGGCCGTTCCGGTCGTCAGGGCGATGCCGGTTCTTCTCGCTTCTATCTGTCTATGGAAGATGCGCTGATGCGTATTTTCGCCTCCGATCGCGTTTCCAGCATGATGCGCAAACTGGGTATGAAGCCAGGCGAGGCCATTGAGCATCCGTGGGTGACCAAAGCTATCGCCAACGCCCAGCGTAAAGTGGAAAGCCGTAACTTCGATATTCGTAAGCAACTGCTGGAATATGATGATGTGGCGAACGATCAGCGTCGTGCGATCTATACCCAGCGTAACGAATTGCTGGATGTTTCTGACATCAGCGAAACTGTGAACAGCATTCGCGAAGACGTCTTTAAGGCTACTATTGATGGCCATATTCCGCCGCAGTCTCTTGAAGAAATGTGGGATATTCCGGGCCTCCAGGAACGTCTGAAAAACGATTTCGATTTAGATCTTCCTATCGCCGAGTGGCTGGACAAAGAGCCTGAGCTGCACGAAGAAACGCTGCGCGAGCGCATTCTGCAGAACGCTATCGACGTTTATAAGCGTAAAGAAGAAGTGGTTGGCGCTGAGATGATGCGTCACTTCGAAAAAGGCGTGATGCTGCAAACCCTGGATTCCCTGTGGAAAGAGCACCTTGCGGCGATGGATTATCTGCGTCAGGGTATTCACCTGCGTGGTTACGCGCAGAAAGATCCGAAGCAGGAATACAAACGTGAGTCGTTTGCCATGTTCGCGACCATGCTGGAAACGCTGAAATATGAAGTCATCAGCACCCTGAGCAAAGTTCAGGTGCGGATGCCGGAAGAAGTGGAAGCGATGGAGCAGCAGCGTCGTGAAGAAGCTGAACGTCTGTCGCAGATGCAGCAGCTTAGCCATCAGGATGATGAAAGCGCAGCAGCAGCGGCTCTGGCGGAACAAACCGGCGAGCGTAAAGTCGGCCGCAACGATCCGTGCCCATGCGGATCCGGTAAGAAATACAAACAGTGTCATGGTCGCCTGAGCTAA
- the hemN_1 gene encoding putative oxygen-independent coproporphyrinogen III oxidase: MANLPPLSLYIHIPWCVQKCPYCDFNSHALKGEVPHDDYVQHLLADLDKDVAMAQGREITTIFIGGGTPSLLSGPAMQTLLDGVRARLAVRDDAEITMEANPGTVEADRFVDYQRAGVNRISIGVQSFDQAKLTRLGRIHGPDEAKRAALLARSLGLRSFNLDLMHGLPDQTQEEALDDLRQAIALNPPHLSWYQLTIEPNTMFGSRPPVLPDDDALWDIFEQGHQLLSAAGYQQYETSAYAKPGYQCQHNLNYWRFGDYLGIGCGAHGKITFPDGRILRTSKTRHPRGYMQGNYLDRQHDVEAADKPFEFFMNRFRLLEAAPRTEFTRYTGLSEETVRPQIEQAKSLGYIEETPEYWQITQHGKLFLNSLLELFLAD; the protein is encoded by the coding sequence ATGGCTAATTTGCCACCCCTGAGTCTGTACATTCATATTCCCTGGTGCGTGCAGAAATGCCCCTACTGCGATTTCAACTCTCACGCGCTAAAAGGCGAAGTGCCGCATGATGATTATGTGCAGCATCTTTTAGCCGATTTGGATAAAGACGTGGCAATGGCTCAGGGACGGGAGATCACCACCATTTTTATTGGCGGTGGTACGCCAAGCCTGCTTTCCGGCCCGGCAATGCAAACACTGCTGGACGGTGTACGCGCGCGCCTCGCCGTGCGTGATGATGCGGAAATCACTATGGAAGCCAATCCGGGCACCGTGGAAGCCGATCGTTTCGTCGATTATCAACGTGCCGGGGTGAACCGTATCTCCATTGGCGTACAAAGTTTCGACCAGGCTAAGCTCACTCGGCTGGGACGTATCCATGGCCCTGATGAAGCGAAACGCGCTGCTCTTCTGGCCCGTTCGCTGGGGTTGCGCAGTTTTAACCTTGATTTGATGCACGGATTGCCGGATCAGACACAGGAAGAAGCGCTGGATGATTTGCGTCAGGCGATTGCGCTTAATCCGCCGCATCTTTCGTGGTATCAGCTCACCATTGAGCCCAACACCATGTTTGGTTCGCGCCCTCCTGTGTTACCGGACGACGACGCGCTGTGGGATATCTTTGAGCAGGGTCATCAACTGCTTAGCGCAGCGGGTTATCAGCAGTATGAAACGTCGGCCTACGCGAAGCCGGGTTATCAGTGCCAGCATAATCTCAATTACTGGCGCTTCGGCGATTACTTAGGCATTGGCTGTGGTGCCCACGGCAAAATTACTTTTCCAGATGGCAGAATTTTACGCACGTCGAAAACGCGCCATCCGCGCGGGTATATGCAGGGAAACTACCTCGACAGGCAGCATGATGTTGAGGCGGCAGATAAGCCCTTTGAGTTTTTCATGAACCGCTTCCGGTTGCTGGAAGCTGCGCCGCGTACGGAGTTCACTCGTTATACCGGTTTAAGCGAGGAGACGGTCCGTCCGCAGATTGAGCAGGCGAAAAGCCTGGGTTATATCGAAGAAACTCCGGAGTACTGGCAAATTACCCAGCATGGAAAGCTGTTCCTCAACTCCCTGCTTGAGCTCTTCCTGGCCGACTGA